In the Parashewanella tropica genome, AGTCTTCAGTTGGCGAATTCGAATTAGAAACGCCAAGGGACAGAGCTGGTAACTTTGAACCCCAGCTTGTTAAAAAGAATCAAACTAAGCTTTCTGATGAAATTGATCGTAAGATTCTATCCATGTTTTCAATGGGTATGAGCTATCGTGATATAAAAACTCATATAGCTGATTTGTATGGTTTAGAGCTTTCTGAGGCCAGTTTGACAGCGGTAACTGATAAACTTATCCCCCAACTAAAAGAGTGGCAGCAACGCAGTTTAGACGAGGTATACCCAATTATCTGGCTGGATGCGATTCACTATAAAATCAAAGATAATGGTCGCTATGTCAGTAAGGCTATTTACACGATTTTAGGAGTAAATCTGGAAGGTAAGAAAGAACTTCTTGGGCTTTACCTTTCAGAGTCAAAAGGTGCAAATTACTGGCTATTTGTACTGACCGATCTTCATAATCGTGGTATTAAAGATATCTTAATCGCTTGTGTTGATGGGTTAAATGGATTCCCTGAAGCAATTGCTAGTATTTATCCAGAAACAGAGGTTCAGCTTTGCGTTATTCACCAAGTACGCAACTCAATAAAGTATATTGCATCAAAGCACCAGAAGGCGTTTATGGCTGATTTAAAGCCTATTTATAGAGCGACAAGTAGAACGGCCGCAGAGACTGCCTTAGATGAGCTAGAAAACAAATGGGGAAGCCAGTATCCGATCGTTATCGACTCTTGGCGCAGGAAATGGGAAAACTTGTCAGTTTACTTCAAATATCCTGAATATGTGCGCCGAGCCATTTATACGACCAATGCTATTGAGGCTGTACATCGCCAGTTTAGGAAACTCACCAAGACAAAAGGCGCATTCCCAAATGAAAACAGCTTGCTAAAGTTGCTTTACGCGGGCATATTGAATGCTTCTAAGAAATGGACAATGCCAGTACAAAACTGGAACTTAGCATTGTCGCAATTTGCTATTCATTTTGAAGGCCGGCTAGACAATGTGCTAGATATTTAAAAGTTTAGGCTGACACAGAATTCTGAACGCTCTCTTCGTGGGCATAGAATGACGTAAAAATATTACCAGAGACTGTCTAAATCAATAAACAACATAGAGTAAAATCCTTATTTTATATTAACTTTTATTTATTTTTTATTATCTAAAAGCTAATTATTCACTTCGTTTTCTGTAAAAATGTCTAATCTAACATTCTGTTTTTTCATTGTTATTTTGATTTAGTGAGCGATTATCTTAAGATTTATATTAAACCCTTATATAACTTATCCACAATAGTAATTAAGCGCTTCTCATCCAAGCAATTAATCTCCTTCATGTAAGAAAGTATCCCACCTCAAACATGTTAGGAAGAACTATGGAACAATTATAAGATGCTGTTGCAACAAGCGATATGCCTATCGAACCGCCTAAACAAGAAGAGCCAGAAAGAATAGAAGCACACATTGCGACTCCAGGTAACGACCCTGTTGTTGCTGAATTTCATTCCCCTTATAACGATGATGGCACCATTGATTGGAGCCGCACGGAGAACTATGCGGCTCACTCTCCTCAAATACAAGCCTTTATTGGTGCTCACCCGTCAACAAAAGAATACGTAGAACAAGAATTAGAGCTATATTCATCTGTTGAAATTTGGGAACGGGCATTTAATAAAACCCCAGACAAGGTCGCGGTTAGAACCAAAGATGCGGCCATGACCTATCATCAACTCGACCAACAAACCTCTGCTTTTGGTGGCAAGTTACAACAGCTACACAGTAGTCAATTTAAAGCGGGTGACAGAGTACTATTAATGTTACCAACCAGTATTGAATCTTTAGTTTGTAAGCTTGGTACTCAGCGGGCAGGATGCGTACCAGCAATACCTGTAATATCTCAAACTCCTCAGGCATTCAAGGCACAATTAGAAGACTGTATTCTCAATACATTCCCAAAAGTAATTGTGTTACCTGACGACCCTGAATTAAAAAAAGTCGCCCTCGCAACGATAAAAGAGATGCAAACAGCAAAATATGAAAAGAGTAGAGTAGATGCCGCTAAAGAACAAAATTTTCACCCGAAAGATATACAGCTTATTTTTGTTGAAATGGGCGCACAAAAACCATCACACTACAAACTCACTCAATCTGCCGTTAATGCAGTAAGCGATATCAAATGCCACTCCTACAAGCAATTTATTAACTCAGGGGCTAAAGTCACACCTATACCTACTACAATAGCGACACTAGACCAACCCTCTGAAATACTGTTTACCAGCGGTACCACAGGTAAATCCGGTAAGCCTGTTGTTTATACCCATAGAAATTGTGTCACTAATGCCCATCAATATGCCGCACATATGCGAAGAGAATATGGTCATGTCTTCAACAAGCAGACCCCAACAAAAGTATTTTTTGGTTTGCCTACCGCACACGCATATGGAAACATGATTTTGACACAAGGGGCGCCAGTTTTACGCTCAGAGGTTACTATTCTTCACTCTCCAGCGGATCCAGCAGAATTACAAGCCACCATTGGCAGTCAAACCTATGATGTTCTCTTTAGTGTAGATAGACAACTAGAAGGTGTTATCCAAGCATTTGGTACATTTTTTACAGACACGTATCAAGGTAAAACTGTATTAGTAGTAAATGGCGGATCAGCAGCCAAACAAAGCACTATTGAATCAACGAAAGAAGCCTTTGGCGAAGGGTGTACCTTTATTTCAGGTTATGGCATGACCGAGCTTACCGTACTTTCACACCTTCAAGATCCAAAAACTGGCCGTTATAACTCAGTATACGGGGATCATCATGGCGTCGTCGCTGGCGGGAATACTTTACAAAATGGATTTGATCCTCGTACCGCTTTCGTAACAAAAGTTCAGGAGGGAGATAAAGTCGAAGGCATTATGT is a window encoding:
- a CDS encoding class I adenylate-forming enzyme family protein, with protein sequence MPIEPPKQEEPERIEAHIATPGNDPVVAEFHSPYNDDGTIDWSRTENYAAHSPQIQAFIGAHPSTKEYVEQELELYSSVEIWERAFNKTPDKVAVRTKDAAMTYHQLDQQTSAFGGKLQQLHSSQFKAGDRVLLMLPTSIESLVCKLGTQRAGCVPAIPVISQTPQAFKAQLEDCILNTFPKVIVLPDDPELKKVALATIKEMQTAKYEKSRVDAAKEQNFHPKDIQLIFVEMGAQKPSHYKLTQSAVNAVSDIKCHSYKQFINSGAKVTPIPTTIATLDQPSEILFTSGTTGKSGKPVVYTHRNCVTNAHQYAAHMRREYGHVFNKQTPTKVFFGLPTAHAYGNMILTQGAPVLRSEVTILHSPADPAELQATIGSQTYDVLFSVDRQLEGVIQAFGTFFTDTYQGKTVLVVNGGSAAKQSTIESTKEAFGEGCTFISGYGMTELTVLSHLQDPKTGRYNSVYGDHHGVVAGGNTLQNGFDPRTAFVTKVQEGDKVEGIMYVTGNTAKEYLYNPEETAKTFITDIDGRVWVNTGDIVEVHSDQTFDITGRQKEIMIKGGKNYSPPALASAAMGCEFVQSAVFFPIPKDFTNQGGDDHFVMIVIKKPNQDYNFNELCQHMISKGAERAELPQEGLVFVSENPKCIPTTKTAKPQIVLLKNKVMEQIKTNYQGCTNPSHGQILEATEQVTLDLAQQQA
- a CDS encoding IS256 family transposase, yielding MTQDFDFNKAIEQLQSGKGLTGADGVLTPLIKQLTEAALKAELDQHLNSDPEPNRKNGSSKKTVKSSVGEFELETPRDRAGNFEPQLVKKNQTKLSDEIDRKILSMFSMGMSYRDIKTHIADLYGLELSEASLTAVTDKLIPQLKEWQQRSLDEVYPIIWLDAIHYKIKDNGRYVSKAIYTILGVNLEGKKELLGLYLSESKGANYWLFVLTDLHNRGIKDILIACVDGLNGFPEAIASIYPETEVQLCVIHQVRNSIKYIASKHQKAFMADLKPIYRATSRTAAETALDELENKWGSQYPIVIDSWRRKWENLSVYFKYPEYVRRAIYTTNAIEAVHRQFRKLTKTKGAFPNENSLLKLLYAGILNASKKWTMPVQNWNLALSQFAIHFEGRLDNVLDI